A stretch of Pseudomonas sp. LRP2-20 DNA encodes these proteins:
- a CDS encoding sugar ABC transporter ATP-binding protein: MSAAANEVVLAASALGKSYAQPVLSEVSLALRAGEVLALTGENGAGKSTLSKLICGLETPTTGHMTYRGQAYAPASRSEAERLGVRMVMQELNLLPTLTVAENLFLDNLPSRFGWISHKRLRQLATAAMAQVGLDAIDPDTPVGELGIGHQQMVEIARNLIGDCHVLIFDEPTAMLTAREVELLFTQIERLRQRGVAIVYISHRLEELQRVAQRIVVLRDGQLVCDEPIQRYTSAELVNLMVGRELGEHIDLGRRTIGAPLLKVDKLCRGDKVRDVSLQVRAGEIFGISGLIGAGRTELLRLIYGADRADSGSIEIGQPLKAVTIDSPKAAVKAGIALITEDRKGEGLLLTQSISANIALGNLPAVSRAGVLDHEAEQALAERQISAMRIRSASPAQAVGELSGGNQQKVVIGRWLERDCQVLLFDEPTRGIDVGAKFDIYGLLAELARQGKALVVVSSDLRELMLICDRIAVLSAGRLIDTFDREHWSQDQLLAAAFAGYQKRDALLHEAAPRMDA, from the coding sequence ATGTCAGCAGCGGCCAATGAAGTGGTGCTTGCCGCCAGCGCGCTGGGCAAAAGCTACGCCCAGCCGGTGCTGAGCGAAGTGAGCCTGGCCCTGCGCGCCGGCGAAGTGCTGGCGCTGACCGGCGAGAACGGCGCAGGCAAGAGCACCTTGTCCAAGCTCATCTGTGGCCTGGAAACACCGACCACCGGGCACATGACCTATCGCGGCCAGGCCTACGCGCCGGCCAGCCGCAGCGAGGCCGAGCGCCTTGGCGTGCGTATGGTCATGCAGGAGCTCAACCTGCTGCCGACCCTGACCGTGGCGGAAAACCTGTTCCTCGACAACCTGCCCAGCCGCTTCGGCTGGATCAGCCACAAGCGCTTGCGCCAGCTGGCCACGGCCGCCATGGCCCAGGTGGGCCTGGATGCCATCGACCCGGACACCCCGGTCGGCGAGCTGGGTATCGGCCATCAGCAGATGGTCGAGATCGCCCGCAACCTGATCGGCGACTGCCATGTGCTGATCTTCGACGAACCCACGGCGATGCTCACCGCCCGCGAAGTGGAACTGCTGTTCACCCAGATCGAGCGCCTGCGCCAGCGCGGCGTGGCCATCGTCTATATCTCCCATCGCCTGGAGGAGCTGCAACGGGTGGCCCAGCGTATCGTCGTGCTGCGCGACGGCCAGCTGGTCTGTGACGAGCCGATCCAGCGCTACACCAGCGCCGAGCTGGTCAACCTGATGGTGGGGCGCGAACTGGGCGAGCATATCGACCTGGGCCGGCGCACGATCGGCGCGCCATTGCTCAAGGTCGACAAGCTGTGCCGCGGCGACAAGGTGCGTGATGTATCGCTGCAGGTCAGGGCAGGGGAGATTTTTGGCATCTCCGGGCTGATCGGTGCCGGGCGCACCGAGCTGCTGCGGCTGATCTATGGCGCCGACCGCGCCGACAGCGGCAGCATCGAGATCGGCCAACCGCTCAAGGCGGTGACCATCGATTCGCCCAAGGCTGCGGTAAAAGCGGGTATTGCCCTGATCACCGAGGACCGCAAAGGCGAAGGCCTGCTGTTGACCCAGTCGATCAGCGCCAACATCGCCCTCGGCAACCTGCCCGCCGTATCCCGCGCCGGCGTGCTCGACCATGAGGCAGAGCAGGCCCTGGCCGAACGCCAGATCAGCGCCATGCGCATCCGCAGCGCCAGCCCGGCGCAGGCGGTCGGCGAGTTGTCGGGCGGTAACCAGCAGAAGGTGGTGATCGGCCGCTGGCTGGAGCGCGACTGCCAGGTGCTGCTGTTCGACGAGCCCACCCGCGGCATCGACGTCGGTGCCAAGTTCGACATCTATGGCCTGCTGGCTGAACTGGCGCGCCAGGGCAAGGCCTTGGTGGTGGTGTCCAGCGACCTGCGAGAACTGATGCTGATCTGCGACCGCATCGCCGTGCTCTCTGCCGGCCGCCTGATCGATACCTTCGACCGCGAGCACTGGAGCCAGGACCAGCTCCTTGCCGCTGCCTTCGCCGGCTACCAAAAACGTGACGCCCTGCTGCATGAAGCAGCGCCCAGGATGGATGCATGA
- a CDS encoding ABC transporter permease has protein sequence MKTTPLDTPSGAPVRRSGSYFGLGTYLGLAGALLAMIVLFSFLSSHFWSYATFSTLANQIPDLMVLAVGMTFVLIIGGIDLSVGSVLALAASTVSVAILGWGWGVLPAALLGMAVAALAGSVTGGVTVAWRIPSFIVSLGVLEMARGLAYQFTDSRTAYIGDAYAWFSNPVAFGISPAFIIALLVIVLAQLVLTRTVFGRYLIGIGTNEEAVRLAGIDPRPYKVLVFALMGLLAGLAALFQISRLEAADPNAGSGLELQVIAAVVIGGTSLMGGRGSVISTFFGVLIISVLAAGLAQIGASEPTKRIITGAVIVIAVVLDTYRSRRAGRRN, from the coding sequence ATGAAGACCACACCCCTCGACACCCCGAGCGGCGCGCCTGTGCGCCGCAGCGGCAGCTACTTTGGCCTGGGCACCTACCTGGGCCTGGCCGGCGCCTTGCTGGCGATGATCGTGCTGTTCTCGTTCCTGAGCAGCCACTTCTGGTCGTACGCAACCTTCAGCACCCTGGCCAACCAGATCCCCGACCTGATGGTGCTGGCCGTGGGCATGACCTTCGTGCTGATCATCGGCGGCATCGACCTGTCGGTCGGTTCGGTACTGGCCCTGGCGGCATCCACGGTCAGCGTGGCGATCCTCGGCTGGGGCTGGGGCGTGCTGCCCGCTGCCTTGCTCGGCATGGCCGTTGCCGCCCTGGCTGGCAGCGTCACCGGTGGCGTCACCGTGGCCTGGCGCATCCCGTCGTTCATCGTTTCGCTCGGTGTGCTGGAGATGGCCCGCGGCCTGGCCTACCAGTTCACCGACTCGCGCACCGCTTATATCGGCGATGCCTACGCCTGGTTCTCCAACCCGGTCGCCTTTGGTATCTCGCCGGCCTTCATCATCGCCTTGCTGGTGATCGTGCTGGCGCAACTGGTGTTGACCCGCACGGTGTTTGGCCGCTACCTGATCGGCATCGGCACCAACGAAGAGGCCGTGCGCCTGGCCGGCATCGACCCGCGCCCTTACAAGGTGCTGGTGTTCGCCCTGATGGGCCTGCTCGCCGGCCTGGCCGCGCTGTTCCAGATTTCGCGCCTGGAGGCCGCCGACCCCAACGCCGGGTCTGGCCTTGAGCTGCAGGTGATCGCTGCCGTGGTGATCGGCGGCACCAGCCTGATGGGCGGGCGCGGCTCGGTCATCAGTACTTTCTTCGGCGTGCTGATCATTTCTGTGCTGGCCGCAGGCCTTGCGCAGATCGGCGCGTCGGAACCCACCAAGCGCATCATCACCGGGGCGGTGATCGTCATCGCCGTGGTGCTCGACACTTATCGCAGCCGGCGTGCAGGCCGGCGGAACTGA
- a CDS encoding LacI family DNA-binding transcriptional regulator: protein MATIKDVAALAGISYTTVSHVLNKTRPVSEQVRLKVEAAILELDYVPSAVARSLKARSTATIGLLVPSSVNPYFAELARGIEDACERNGYCVILCNSDDNPQKQRSYLRVLLEKRIDGLVVASVGEDADLLQSLAGVRTPMVIVDRELEGVDADMVRIDHERGAYLATRHLLELGHRDIAYIGGPAETGVTQLRLSGFRRAMAEAEAQVLPGRVLHCDFTSPGGHAAAVQLLEGERPTAIFAGNDMIGFGVLRAAAERNISVPGELSVIGFDDIELSRYVYPSLTTVGQSIRELGENAAALLLSRIATPRRDAAEQRIVAPRIVLRESTGPRPDLFNDYR from the coding sequence ATGGCAACCATCAAAGACGTCGCGGCCCTCGCGGGCATTTCCTACACCACGGTATCCCATGTCCTGAACAAGACCCGCCCGGTCAGCGAGCAGGTGCGGCTCAAGGTCGAGGCGGCCATCCTCGAGCTCGACTACGTGCCCAGCGCCGTGGCGCGCTCGCTCAAGGCGCGCAGCACGGCCACCATCGGCCTGCTGGTACCCAGCAGCGTCAACCCGTACTTTGCCGAACTGGCCCGGGGCATCGAGGATGCCTGCGAGCGCAACGGCTATTGCGTGATCCTGTGCAACTCCGACGACAACCCACAGAAGCAGCGCAGCTACCTGCGCGTGCTGCTGGAAAAACGCATCGATGGCCTGGTGGTGGCATCGGTGGGCGAGGACGCCGACCTGCTGCAGAGCCTGGCCGGCGTGCGCACGCCGATGGTCATCGTCGACCGTGAGCTGGAAGGCGTCGACGCCGATATGGTGCGTATCGACCATGAGCGCGGCGCCTACCTGGCGACCCGCCATCTGCTGGAGCTGGGCCATCGCGACATCGCCTATATCGGCGGCCCCGCCGAGACCGGCGTCACGCAATTGCGCCTGAGCGGCTTCCGCCGGGCGATGGCCGAAGCCGAGGCCCAGGTGCTGCCAGGCCGGGTATTGCACTGCGACTTCACCAGCCCAGGTGGCCATGCCGCCGCCGTGCAGTTGCTTGAGGGCGAGCGGCCGACGGCGATCTTCGCCGGCAACGACATGATCGGTTTTGGTGTGTTGCGCGCCGCTGCCGAGCGCAACATCAGTGTGCCGGGCGAGCTGTCGGTGATCGGTTTCGACGATATCGAGCTGAGCCGCTATGTGTACCCGTCGCTGACCACGGTCGGCCAATCGATTCGCGAGCTTGGCGAAAATGCTGCCGCCTTGCTGCTGTCGCGTATCGCCACGCCCCGTCGCGATGCGGCCGAACAGCGCATCGTCGCCCCGCGCATCGTGCTGCGCGAATCCACCGGGCCGCGCCCGGACCTGTTCAACGATTACCGCTAA
- the rbsK gene encoding ribokinase, producing MNPKVVVVGSLNMDLVARAQRLPRPGETLAGESFFTVPGGKGANQAVAVARLGGSVAMVGNVGDDAYGQQLRQALAVEGIDCQAVSVCPGVSSGVALITVDAASQNCIVIIPGGNGLLTPESVQRFDALLQAAEVIICQLEVPAETVAWTLARGRELGKQVVLNPAPATGPLPADWFAHIDYLTPNESEAEALTGLPVSDLDSARRAGERLLQLGAGKVIVTLGAQGALFVSRDGSRHFPAPQVQPLDTTAAGDTFIGGFAAALVQGKEEGEAIAFGQRAAALSVTRAGAQPSIPYLAELTP from the coding sequence ATGAATCCCAAGGTAGTGGTGGTCGGCAGCCTCAACATGGACCTGGTGGCCCGCGCCCAGCGGCTGCCGAGGCCCGGTGAAACACTGGCGGGGGAGAGCTTTTTCACCGTGCCCGGCGGCAAGGGTGCCAACCAGGCGGTGGCGGTGGCGCGCCTGGGCGGCAGCGTGGCGATGGTGGGCAATGTCGGGGATGACGCCTACGGCCAGCAGTTGCGCCAGGCGCTGGCAGTGGAAGGCATCGATTGCCAGGCGGTCAGCGTGTGCCCGGGCGTGTCCAGTGGCGTGGCGCTGATCACCGTGGACGCTGCCAGCCAGAACTGCATCGTCATCATCCCAGGCGGCAACGGGCTGCTGACGCCTGAGTCGGTGCAGCGTTTCGATGCCTTGCTGCAAGCGGCCGAGGTGATCATCTGCCAGCTCGAAGTGCCGGCCGAGACCGTGGCCTGGACCTTGGCCCGGGGGCGCGAACTGGGCAAGCAGGTGGTCCTGAACCCGGCGCCGGCCACTGGCCCGTTGCCGGCGGACTGGTTTGCCCACATCGATTACCTCACGCCCAATGAAAGCGAAGCCGAGGCCCTGACCGGCCTGCCGGTCAGCGATCTGGACAGCGCCCGCCGTGCTGGCGAACGCTTGTTGCAACTGGGGGCCGGCAAGGTGATCGTCACGTTGGGCGCGCAGGGGGCTTTGTTCGTCAGCCGTGACGGCAGCCGGCACTTCCCGGCGCCCCAGGTTCAGCCGCTGGATACCACGGCGGCGGGTGACACCTTCATCGGCGGTTTTGCCGCTGCGCTGGTGCAGGGCAAGGAGGAGGGCGAGGCCATCGCGTTCGGCCAGCGTGCCGCCGCGTTGTCCGTTACCCGTGCCGGTGCCCAACCGTCGATTCCTTATCTTGCGGAGCTGACGCCATGA
- the rbsD gene encoding D-ribose pyranase has translation MKKTALLNVALSRTIAGMGHGDILVIGDAGLPVPPGVELIDLALTAGIPDFASVLRAVLSELQVERHVLAEEMQKVVPPALVEIERLKGKLGKREWLSHEDFKVLSRSARAIVRTGECQPYSNIALVSGVTF, from the coding sequence ATGAAAAAGACTGCGCTGCTCAACGTCGCCCTGTCGCGCACCATCGCCGGGATGGGCCATGGCGACATCCTGGTGATTGGCGACGCGGGGTTGCCGGTGCCGCCTGGGGTCGAGCTGATCGATCTGGCGTTGACGGCGGGGATACCGGATTTTGCCAGCGTGCTGCGCGCGGTGTTGAGCGAGCTGCAGGTGGAGCGGCATGTGCTGGCTGAAGAGATGCAGAAGGTGGTGCCGCCGGCGCTGGTCGAAATCGAGCGCCTGAAGGGCAAGCTGGGTAAGCGCGAATGGCTGAGCCATGAGGATTTCAAGGTGCTGTCGCGCAGTGCCCGGGCGATCGTGCGCACCGGCGAGTGCCAGCCCTACAGCAACATCGCCCTGGTTTCCGGCGTGACCTTCTAA
- a CDS encoding nucleoside hydrolase produces the protein MLKPLLQGLTLMAAAATTTLQAAPRDLIIDTDPGADDVVALFLAMASPDELNIRAITTVAGNVRLEKTSRNARLAREWANREDIPVYAGAGRPLVRPPIYAADVHGEEGLTGVQVHEPKKPLAEGNAVQYLVDTLGSAKPHSITLAMLGPQTNLALALIQRPEIAQGIKEVVVMGGAHFNGGNMTPVAEFNLYADPHAAEVVLASGVQLTYLPLDVTHKVITSDARLKQLAAVNNQASKQVVDILQAYVKHDMDVYGMPGGPVHDASVIAYLLKPELFSGRRIHMRVDSREGPTFGQTIADWYGVLKQPANVLWINEADAQGFFDLLSARLARLQ, from the coding sequence ATGCTCAAGCCCCTGCTACAAGGACTCACCCTCATGGCCGCAGCCGCTACCACCACCCTCCAGGCCGCCCCGCGTGACCTGATCATCGACACCGACCCCGGCGCCGATGATGTGGTCGCACTGTTCCTGGCCATGGCCTCACCTGACGAACTGAACATCCGCGCCATCACCACCGTCGCCGGCAACGTGCGCCTGGAAAAGACCTCGCGCAACGCCCGCCTGGCCCGCGAATGGGCCAACCGCGAAGACATCCCGGTATACGCCGGGGCAGGGCGGCCATTGGTGCGCCCGCCCATCTACGCCGCCGATGTCCACGGCGAAGAAGGCCTGACCGGCGTCCAGGTGCATGAGCCGAAAAAGCCCTTGGCCGAAGGCAATGCCGTGCAGTACCTGGTCGACACCCTGGGTAGCGCCAAACCCCACAGCATCACCCTCGCCATGCTCGGCCCGCAGACCAACCTGGCCCTGGCGCTGATCCAGCGGCCAGAGATCGCCCAAGGCATCAAGGAAGTCGTGGTCATGGGCGGCGCCCACTTCAATGGCGGCAACATGACCCCGGTGGCGGAGTTCAACCTCTACGCCGACCCGCATGCCGCCGAAGTGGTGCTGGCCAGTGGCGTGCAACTCACTTATCTGCCGCTGGATGTCACGCACAAAGTCATCACCAGCGACGCCCGCCTCAAGCAGTTGGCTGCCGTGAACAACCAGGCCAGCAAGCAGGTGGTCGACATTCTGCAGGCTTACGTCAAGCACGACATGGACGTGTACGGCATGCCCGGTGGCCCGGTGCATGACGCCAGTGTCATCGCCTATCTGCTCAAGCCCGAGCTGTTCAGCGGCCGGCGCATCCACATGCGCGTCGACAGCCGCGAAGGCCCGACCTTTGGCCAGACCATCGCCGACTGGTACGGCGTGCTCAAGCAGCCGGCCAATGTGCTGTGGATCAACGAGGCGGATGCCCAGGGCTTTTTCGACCTGCTCAGCGCGCGCCTGGCTCGATTGCAATAG
- a CDS encoding I78 family peptidase inhibitor, with protein sequence MFRTRAFLATLAVAAVLAGCSTGGNSRGGKAPEASAGNDGRCEASGADFAIGKRGSAELLEQARKASGSQMARMLKPHDVVTLEYRSERLNLNVDEQGVVTRVNCG encoded by the coding sequence ATGTTCCGTACCCGTGCTTTCCTGGCAACCCTGGCGGTGGCTGCTGTCCTGGCGGGTTGCAGCACTGGCGGTAACTCGAGGGGCGGCAAGGCACCTGAGGCGTCGGCAGGCAATGATGGCCGCTGCGAGGCCAGCGGCGCCGACTTCGCCATTGGCAAGCGCGGTAGCGCCGAGCTGCTGGAGCAGGCGCGCAAGGCCAGTGGTTCGCAGATGGCGCGCATGCTCAAGCCGCACGACGTGGTAACCCTGGAGTACCGCTCCGAACGCTTGAACCTGAACGTGGATGAGCAAGGTGTGGTGACCCGCGTCAACTGCGGCTGA
- a CDS encoding cold-shock protein, whose translation MSNRQQGTVKWFNDEKGYGFITPAGGGDDLFVHFKAIESDGFKSLKEGQTVSFVAERGQKGMQAAQVRPE comes from the coding sequence ATGTCCAATCGCCAACAAGGCACCGTCAAATGGTTCAATGATGAGAAAGGCTACGGCTTCATCACCCCAGCAGGCGGCGGCGACGACCTGTTCGTACACTTCAAAGCCATCGAATCCGACGGCTTCAAGAGCCTGAAAGAAGGCCAGACTGTTTCCTTCGTCGCCGAGCGCGGCCAGAAGGGCATGCAGGCTGCTCAGGTTCGTCCGGAGTAA
- the thrS gene encoding threonine--tRNA ligase: MPVITLPDGSQRSFDHAVSVADVAASIGAGLAKATVAGKVDGKLVDACDLINHDATLQIITPKDAEGLEIIRHSCAHLVGHAVKQLYPTAKMVIGPVIDEGFYYDIAYERPFTPEDMAAIEKRMMELIEKDYDVVKKMTPRAEVIEVFKARGEDYKLRLVEDMPDEQAMGLYYHEEYVDMCRGPHVPNTRFLKAFKLTKLSGAYWRGDAKNEQLQRVYGTAWADKKQLAAYIQRIEEAEKRDHRKIGKQLDLFHLQEEAPGMVFWHANGWTVYQVLEQYMRQVQRVNGYQEIKTPQVVDRILWERSGHWSNYAENMFTTSSESRDYAVKPMNCPCHVQVFNQGLKSYRDLPLRLAEFGACHRNEPSGALHGIMRVRGFVQDDAHIFCTEEQVKKEAADFIKLTLDVYKDFGFTDIAMKLSTRPAKRVGSEELWDRAEGALADALNESGLEWEYQPGEGAFYGPKIEFTLRDCLGRNWQCGTLQYDPNLPERLDASYIAEDNSRVRPVMLHRAILGSFERFIGMLIEHYAGVFPAWLAPTQAVIMNITDKQADFALEVENALNGSGFRAKSDLRNEKIGFKIREHTLLKVPYLLVIGDREVETRTVAVRTREGADLGSMPVAQFVELLAQAVSRRGRQESE, translated from the coding sequence ATGCCCGTTATTACTCTTCCCGATGGCAGTCAACGTTCGTTTGATCACGCCGTATCCGTTGCCGACGTCGCCGCTTCCATCGGCGCCGGCCTGGCCAAGGCCACCGTGGCCGGCAAGGTCGACGGCAAACTGGTCGATGCTTGCGACCTGATCAACCACGACGCCACCCTGCAGATCATCACCCCTAAAGATGCAGAGGGACTGGAGATCATCCGCCACTCGTGCGCCCACCTGGTCGGCCACGCGGTGAAGCAGCTGTACCCGACCGCCAAGATGGTGATCGGCCCGGTGATCGACGAAGGCTTCTATTACGACATCGCCTACGAGCGCCCCTTCACCCCTGAAGACATGGCCGCCATCGAAAAGCGCATGATGGAGCTGATCGAAAAAGACTACGACGTGGTCAAGAAGATGACCCCGCGCGCCGAAGTCATCGAAGTGTTCAAGGCCCGTGGCGAAGACTACAAGCTGCGCCTGGTCGAAGACATGCCGGACGAGCAGGCCATGGGCCTGTACTACCACGAAGAATACGTCGACATGTGCCGTGGCCCGCACGTGCCGAACACGCGTTTCCTCAAGGCCTTCAAGCTGACCAAGCTGTCCGGCGCCTACTGGCGCGGCGATGCCAAGAACGAGCAGCTGCAGCGCGTGTACGGTACCGCCTGGGCTGACAAGAAGCAGCTGGCTGCCTACATCCAGCGCATCGAAGAAGCCGAAAAACGCGACCACCGCAAGATCGGCAAGCAGCTCGACCTCTTCCACCTGCAGGAAGAAGCCCCGGGCATGGTGTTCTGGCACGCCAACGGCTGGACCGTGTACCAGGTGCTCGAGCAGTACATGCGCCAGGTTCAGCGCGTCAATGGCTACCAGGAAATCAAGACCCCGCAAGTCGTCGACCGCATCCTTTGGGAGCGTTCCGGCCACTGGTCGAACTACGCCGAAAACATGTTCACCACCTCGTCGGAAAGCCGTGACTACGCGGTCAAGCCGATGAACTGCCCGTGCCACGTGCAGGTGTTCAACCAGGGCCTGAAGAGCTACCGCGACCTGCCGCTGCGCCTGGCCGAGTTCGGTGCCTGCCACCGTAACGAGCCATCTGGCGCCCTGCACGGCATCATGCGCGTGCGTGGCTTCGTGCAGGACGACGCGCACATCTTCTGCACCGAAGAACAGGTGAAGAAAGAAGCCGCCGACTTCATCAAGCTGACCCTGGACGTGTACAAGGACTTCGGCTTCACCGACATCGCCATGAAGCTGTCCACCCGTCCGGCCAAGCGTGTCGGCTCCGAAGAGCTGTGGGACCGTGCCGAAGGCGCACTGGCCGACGCCCTGAACGAGTCGGGCCTGGAGTGGGAATACCAGCCGGGCGAGGGCGCCTTCTACGGCCCGAAGATCGAGTTCACCCTGCGCGACTGCCTCGGCCGTAACTGGCAGTGCGGTACCCTGCAGTACGACCCGAACCTGCCAGAGCGCCTGGATGCCAGCTATATCGCCGAAGATAACAGCCGGGTTCGCCCAGTCATGCTGCACCGTGCGATCCTTGGTTCGTTCGAGCGCTTCATCGGCATGCTGATCGAGCACTACGCTGGCGTGTTCCCGGCGTGGCTGGCACCGACCCAGGCGGTGATCATGAACATCACCGACAAGCAGGCCGATTTCGCCCTCGAAGTGGAAAATGCCCTGAACGGTAGCGGTTTCCGTGCCAAGTCGGACTTGAGAAATGAGAAGATCGGCTTTAAAATCCGCGAGCATACTTTGCTCAAGGTCCCGTACCTTTTGGTTATAGGGGACCGTGAAGTCGAAACACGAACCGTCGCTGTGCGTACTCGCGAAGGCGCAGACCTGGGCTCCATGCCCGTCGCCCAGTTCGTTGAGCTTCTGGCACAAGCGGTTTCCCGGCGTGGACGCCAAGAATCGGAGTAA